The DNA segment CCGGCGCCATGGTCCTCCTTCCCCACAGCACCCTCGGCCTCGACCTGGGCCCGGGCCTCTCCGTGAAGCTGGGGGCCGCCTACCTTCCGGACGTGGTGGGCGGCGAGGGATGGGCGGGCGACTGCCTGCGCGTGGTGCGCCAGGAGTTCGCCGGTCAGGTGAGCGCCCACGTGGAGGGCGACGTGTCCCGGGGAGCCGTCGTCACGGTGCGCTCCGGCGCCTTCGCGCCCGCCGTTCCCGTGGGCTCGGGCGAGGTGGTGGATAAGTCCGCCGAAGCCGCGGGCCTGGTCGCCCGCCGCCGCTTCGTGGAGGTGATTCCCGCCGAAGCCGGCGACGTGGACATCACCCGGGAAGAGGTCCTGGTGGCCGTGGGCCGGGGCATCGGCGAGCAGGAGAACCTGTCGCTGGTGGAGGAACTGGCCGGCGCCATGGGGGCCACCATGTGCTGCTCCCGCCCCATCGTCGACGCCAAGTGGCTCGACAAGGGGCGCCAAGTCGGCACCTCGGGCCAGACGGTCAAGCCCAAGGTCTATCTGGCTCTGGGCATCAGCGGCGCGTTCCAGCACCTGGGCGGCCTGAAGGGGAGCCCCTTCATCGTCGCCGTGAACAAGAACCCCAAGGCGCCCATCTTCCAGTCCGCCCAGGTGGGCGTGGTGGCCGACCTGATGGACCTCCTCCCCGAACTCACGGCCCAGATCGAAAAGAACCGCTAGCGATCCGCTTTTCCCCTTTCGGAGGCCCGGGTTCGTCCCGGACCTCCGAAAAACGTATGGAATTTGAAGGCATGTCGGCGAGAGGAGCCTATATTTTGAAAGGCGTCTCCTTTTGGAGCCGGACATGCAAGTGGGAAGCGTTCAGAGCGGAGTGGTGGCCCAGGCGTTCAAGGCCTGGTCGTCCGCTTTCTACGATCCCAAGGACACCAACCAGGATGGGATCGTTTCCGTCTCGGAAGACTTGGCTTACATCCTGGAGCACCCGCTTCAGCAGGCGCTCGGGAGCCCCGCATCGGCGGAAGTCGCACAAAACACCTCCACGGGGAATGAAATCAGCGGAGGAACTCCCCTGGGCGTCGGCTACTACGATCCCGAGGATGCGAACCGGGATGGGCGGGTGTCCCCGAGCGAATCCAACCTCTATGCCCTGATGCATCCCAAGGAAAGCACGTTCGAGGTCTACGCCTGAGGGGGGTCTGGGTTTCGTTGGTTGGATGTGGCGAATTTTGCCGCTCGTTGATCGTAATCCTTGATACGGGCTGGCGGAGCAGGGACTCGAACGCGTCCGGCCTTGCCGTCCGCCGGTCCCGGTGCCGCTCCCGGCCCTCCCCCGGAGGGCCTCCGCGGTCCCACTCGCTGGTTCGAGTCCAGTCGAGTGGTGATGCAACCATGGACTCGAACCGCCACCTGATGGCCTACCGGGCCGCAGGTGTTTCTCGCCGATTCGAGTCCAGCCGGGCGCTGGTGCGCCCAGCTGGACTCGAACCAGCGACCTACGGCTTAGAAGGCCGTTGCTCTATCCGCCTGAGCTATGGGCGCGCGGATTCCAGTCTAGCGGGTCCTAGAAGTGGATCTGCAGCTGGGCCATGGGGGCGGTGACGCGCTTGTTGGTGAGGGGGGCGGGGCCGTCGTGGTTGGCGCCGCCGAACTTGTTGTTCCAGTACTCGAACCCGGCGCCAGCGTAGACTTTGCCCTTTCCGCCGAAGATCGGGGTGACGTCCACCAGGACCGACAGATTGGCCAGGGTCTCGGGTTTGGTGTCGACGCCGAAGCCGTCCTTGCCCTTGGCGCCGATGTAGTTGGCGTAGCCCTTGAACTCCGCGCCCACGGGGCCCATCTGGAAGGGGATGCCCCAGGCGGCGGCCACCATCCAGGTGGTCTTGAAGTCCACGGCCTGGCCCACGATGCCGTTGTAGTTCTGCTCGTGGGAGGCCCACAGGCCGAGGTCGAAGAACCCGGCGGGCACCTTGAAGTTCAGCGTGGGGCCCAGGACCAGGAGCCGCTTCCGGGAGGCGAAGGTGTTGTCCTTCGAGTTGAAGTCGAACCCGGCGGTCACGGAGACGTCGCGGACGGGGCCGAAGCTGAAGTCCTTCTTGTGGATCTTGCCCATGCTCAGGGAGCCGCGGTAGACGGCGTAGACCTCGTGGGCGCCGGTGGTTCCGTTGGCGGCGGGATCGTTGGGGGCGGACATCAGCATGTCCACGTTGAAGAAGTTGGAGCCGTAGGCCCAGCCGCTGGCGTGGGTGAGCTGCAGGATGTTCTTCTCCACCGTGCCGTCGATGCCGGGCTCCCGGAACTGGGTGCCGTAGCGGTAGCCGAGGTAGGTGTCGCTCCAGTCGGCGGCGGCGAGGGGCAGGGCCGCGGCGGCCAGGAGGGCGAGGGCGAGCTTGGTCATGGGGGCGTCTCCAGGAGGAAGGGGGCTAGGAGTGTGTCCAGGCAATGGGTGGGGGCTGCACAGAGGTGTCAGCCGAGGGAGGCAAGGAAAGCGACGAAGGCGATGGTGGGACCATTGACGAGGAGCTTGACGCGGCATCCCGACGGCTGCCGCCTCTGCCCGAAGGGTTGATGGCAAAGGGCATCCATGCGGCGTCATTGGTCTTGAACGGTGAACCCGCACCGCTCTGCGCCCACTTCCTTGCCTGAACGCCCTTTGCCATCAATGCAGCCCCTATCGATTGCCTGGACCCGCTCCTAGGCAGACAGGAACAGCAGCTTCAGCAGGAAGATTCCCGAGAGCGCGAGGATGATCGGGTTGATCTCCTTGAAGCGCCCCGTGGCGGCCTTCAGCACGGTGTAGGCGATCATTCCCAGGGCGATCCCGTTGACGATGGAAAAGGTGAACGGCATCACCACCACCGCGAGGTAAGCCGGGATGGCTTCGGTGATGTCGTCGAACCGGACTTCCTTGATTTCCGACAGCATGAAGAAGCCGATCATCATCAGCGCGGGCGCGGTGGCCTGGAGCGGCACCATCAGGAACAGGGGCGACAGGAACAGGGCCAGCGCCAGCCAGCCCGCCACGACCAGCGCCGTCAGGCCCGTGCGCCCGCCCTCGGCCACGCCCGAGGCGCTCTCGATGTAGGCGGTGACGGCCGTGGTGCCGAACATGGACGCGAAGGTGGTGCCCACGGCGTCGGCCATGAAGGCCTTCGACGCGCCGGGGAAGCGGCCCTCCTTGTCCAGCAGCTTGCCCTGGGCGCCGATGCCCATCAGGGTGCCGATGGTGTCGAACATGTCCACGAACAGCAGGGTGAACAGGATGATGAAGATGTTGATCATCCCGCCCAGGGACTTCGTCCAGCTCCAGTCGTACTGGAACAGCTTCGGCCAGCTGGGGATCTGGAACAGCGCGCCCTTGGGCAGGTGCGTGAATCCGCCGCCCAGGGAGATGGGCAGCAGGCCCGCCAGGGTGATGGCCAGGATCCCGAGCAGGATGGCGCCCTTGACGCGGCGGGCGACGAGGACGGCGATGAGGAACAGGCCCACCACGGACCAGAAGGCGGGCGTGAGGTGGCCGTGGTCCCAGAACTTCGCGATGAACAGGTTGTTCACGTCATGCAGCCCGAAGAGTGCCGAGGGATCGTTCTTCAGGACCGGGAAGATCGCGTCCGCATCGAACTTCAGGCCCACCTGGGTGACGCCGGAATCCACGAATCCGATGATGGCGATGAACAGCCCGATGCCCACGGAGATGCCCTTCTTCAGGGAGAAGGGGATGGCGTCCATGAAGGCTTCGCGCACCTTCATGGCGCTGAGGGCGATGAACACGAGGCCTTCCAGCAGCAGCGCCGTGAGGGCCACCTGGATGGTGTAGCCCATCCCGCCCTGGTTGGCCGGGGCGCAGACCGTGAACGCGAAGAAGGCCGACAGCCCGATGCCCGAGGCGAAGGCGATGGGCAGGTTGGCGTAGAGGGCGCCGATCAGGGTCGACAGGATGGCGCACACCACGAAGGCGGTGAACCCCACGTTCGGCGCGATGCCCGCCACTTTGAGGAAGGCGTTGGGGATCAGCGAGATCACGTACGCCATCGAGATGAAGGTGGTGGTGCCCGCGAGCACCTCCGTGGCCACCGTCGTGCCCTTCGCCTTCAGGTTGAAGATCCGTTCCATGCCGCCCCCTGGGAAAGAAAGTGGAAGTTCAGTGCTGGGAACCGCCGTCGTTGCTGAAGCCCAGGCGATCGAAGGCCCAGAAGAGGAGGCTCAGGACGATGGCCACCACCGTGCCGAGCGCCATCCCCCGCAGTTCCACCGCGCCCAGCCGGATGGCCGCGCCGCTGATTCCGCTGATGAGCACCACGCTGGTGAGGACCAGGTTGCGCGGCCGCGCGTAGTCCACCCGCTTCTCCACCAGCATCCGGATGCCCGCGGCGGCAATCACGCCGAACAGCAGGAGGCAGACGCCGCCCATGACCGGCACGGGGATGGCGCGGATGGCCGCCGCGGCCTTGCCCACGAAGCTCACGAGGATGGCGATGAGCGCCGCGCCGCCGATCACCTGCACGCTGTAGACCTTGGTGATGGCCATCACGCCGATGTTCTCGCCGTAGGTGGTGTTGGGCGTGGCGCCGGCGAAGCCCGACAGGATGTTGGACAACCCGTCCCCCAGCAGCGAGCGGTGCAGCCCGGGATCCTTCACCAGGTCGCGGTCCATGATGTTGCCCGTCACCACCAGGTGGCCGATGTGCTCCGCCAGGACCACGAGGGCCGCGGGCAGGATCATGAGGATGGCCTGCAGGTTGAAGGTGGGGCGGTAGAGCGCGGGCGTCTGGAACCAGGGCGCCGCTGCGATGGCGGCCAGATCCACCTTGCCGAGCAGGAGGGACAGCGCCGTTCCGCCCACCACGCCGAGCAGGATCGGAATCACGCCCCAGAAGCCGCGCAGGAGCACCGAGCAGAGGATGGTGAGTCCCAGGGTGAACAGGGAGACCGCCATCGCCGAGCCCGCCGTGAAGGGCGCAGAGGCCTTGCCCGTGAGCCCGGCCATGTCCGCAGCGACGGGGGCCAGCTCCAATCCGATGACCGCCACGATGGCGCCCATGGCCGCCGTGGGGAAGATGATGTCGATCCAGCGCGTGCCCGCCACCCGCACCACCTGGCTGATGAGCACGAAGAACAGGCCGAAGGCGATGAACCCGCCCTGGGCGGCGGCGTATCCACCCAGTTCCGGCCGGGCCAGCACCGCCAGGACCGGCGCGATGAAGGCGAAGCTCGATCCCAGGTAGGCGGGAATGCGCCCCTTGCAGATCCAGAGGTAGAGCAGGGTCCCCACGCCGTTCAGCAGCAGGCTGGTGGCCGGATTGACGTGGAGGAGAAAGGGCACCAGCACCGTCGCCCCGAACATGGCGAACAGGTGCTGGAGACTCAGGGGTGCGGCCTGCAGCAAGGGCAGGCGCTCGTCGACGTCGATGGGGCGGCGCAGCATGGGAGCCTCGGCGATGGACCCCGGCCGACGCTGCGAAAGCAGCACCGTCCCCTAGGCCGGAGGCGGCCGCGGGAAGCGGTAAGGAACAGGGCGCACCCCCATTCTTGCCGAAAACAAGCGATGCATGGGTCGTTTTATGCGTTGCCGGAAACGGCGGGGCCGGTTTTTGGGGTCATGCAACCAGGGCCTCATTGAGGGGCCCTGGCTTACTCTGGGGCGGCTGACCGGACTCGAACCGGCAACACCTGGAATCATAAAGATGTGGCTTTGTCGGATAACGGGTCTTTTAGATCAGTAGTTGACTACCAACCAGACCACTGGAAACCACCGACAGCCATTCTCTGTAAAATGGCGAGATGAAACAGATCCTCGTTACCGGGGCCACGGGTACCGTCGGAAGGGAAGTCGTCGCCCAACTCCTGCCCAAGGGCGCCAAGGTTAAAGCGCTTACGCGCAACCCGGAGTTGGCCGCCCTTCCCCCTGGGGTTGAAGTCGTGCGCGGTGACCTTACCGATGTCGCCTCGTTAGATGCCTGCCTGGAAGGCGTCGACACGGTGTTCCTGGTGTGGACGGCTTCGCCCGCCTCAGCGGCGGCAGCCGTCCAAAGGATCTCGCAGCAAGCCCGGCGGATCATCCTGCTGACCTCCCCCCACAAAACAGCCCACCCCTTCTTCCAGCAGCCCAACCCCATGAGGGGGGTGTTTGAGGGTATCGAGCGGTTGATCGAGGAATCGTCGGTTGAATGGACGTTCATTCGACCAGGGATGTTCGCGGCCAATGGCTTGTCTTGGTGGGGCCCGCAAGTCCGTGGTGGCGAGGTCGTGCGTTGGCCCTATGGTGCTGCTCCTACGGCGCCGATCCACGAGAAGGACATAGCGGCGGTGGCGGTCCACACCCTGATAGAGGATGGCCACCATGGGGCCGAATATGTGCTGACCGGGCCTGCGTCACTGAGCCAGTTCCAGCAGGTGGAGATCATCGGCGAAGTGCTAGGCAGGCCGCTGTTTTACGACGAAATGACCCCTGAGGAAGTGCGGCGAGAGTGGGCTGCACCTGCCCAGGTGGTGAATATGTTGCTCGATGCCTGGGCCGCCGCCATGGGGCAGCCAGCCTATCTCACCTCCACGGTCGCCGACCTAACAGGTCGGCCTGCGCGAACGTATCGTGAGTGGGTGACCGACCACATCGAAGCTTTTCACTTACGAGGGTAGTCAAGGCACAGGGCTCGATCGGAGTTAGGTGTGACGGAGGTGCCTCCACTCCACCCAACCGTGAGTTCTACCGCCTCGGGTCGATGGAAAACTGTTGGGGTCCTCCTGCTGTTACTTCTAGCCACTCCGACGGGTAGAGCCTAAGTAGGGCCTGGAGATCCGCCACCGGTGTAGCCGGGTCCAGCCACGTGGTCCAATCCGACGGGGCCAAGATCGCAGGCCGGGGATGGCGGGCTTCACCTACAAGCAGGCGGACAGGCTGCGGAAGGCCCTGGGGAAGAAAGACCACGCCGCCCGCGTGCCGGGCTACAAGACCGCGTTCATGGACGGCTGCCGAACCAACGGGATTCCCGAGAAGGGGGCCGAGGAGGTCTGGTCGATGATCGAGACCTTCATGGGCTACTCATTCTGCAAGCCGCACTCCGCCAGCTACGCCCGCGTGAGCTACGAGAGCGGTTGGACAAGGCCCATCACCCCGCGCCGTTCTACGCCTCGGTGATCAACAACCAAGGCGGGTTCTACCCGGCGATCGCCTACCGCGGGGACGCTCGACGCCACGGGGTGAAGGTCCTGGGCCCGGACGTGAATGAGAGCGACGCCGGGTATGCTCCGGACGGCGACCACGTCCTCCGCGTCGGCCTCAGCTTCATCAAGGGGCTCCCAAAGGCGGACCTGGAGAGGCTGCTGGCGCCCGAGTGGAGGGCGGCACCTACCAGGACCCCCAGCACCACCAGGGGTGGTGGGCCCTTGGAAGCCGTCCACTTCTTGTTACCGTTTGACCCCTCCAGTAGCTACTTTCGATGCTCTTGATGGCCGTTTTTGCCCTCAGACCCCCACCTCCGGGCCTGCGTCATCAAACTAAAGGAAAGCCCCGGAGCTAGTGGCTATCGGGGCTTTCGATCTGGGGCGGCTGACCGGACTCGAACCGGCGACACCTGGAATCACAATCCAGTACTCTAACCAACTGAGCTACAGCCGCCGTTGGACCATCCAGGGTATCCGGGGCGGCGCGGGAAGGCCAGCGGGAACCTTCGGGGAGCTGCGGTCATCACAAAAACGGCCGGGGATCCGGCTCATGAGGAGTTCCATGAATCGTCAGGTGAAGCAGGTTCTGGGGTTGTCGGTTTTCGCCGCCGGCTGCATGGCCCTGGGGATGGGGCTCAGCCACGGTTGGGTGGCCCGGGCTCAGGAAGAGCGGCCCGTGGTGGTGGATGCGAAGGGGCTGGACCGCCTCCCGCCCATCGCGGAGGTGGCGGAGAAGCTGAATCCCACCGTCGTCGCCATCACCAACACCAGTTTCGTGAAGAATCGCCGGTTCGAGCATCCCCAGGTCGGGGGCCAGGACTTCTTCGACTTCTTCTTCGGCCCCGGCGGACCCCAGCAGCGGCGGACGCCCCGGAACGGCGGCGACGACGAGCAGCGGGCGGTCTCCGGCGGGTCCGGCGTGATCATCAGCCCCCAGGGCGAAATCCTCACCAACTACCACGTCATCGCCAGCATGGGCGGCAGCGACAACTCCTTGGAGGTGAAGACCTCCGACAACAAGAGCTACAAGGCCACGGTCCTCGGGAAGGACAAGGAGCTGGACATCGCCCTCATCAAGATCGACGGCGCGCACCTGCCCTTCGCCAAGCTGGGCGATTCCGATTCCCTCAAGATCGGCGAGTGGGTGGTGGCCATCGGCAACCCCTTCGGGCTGGAGCACACCGTCACCCAGGGGATCATCAGCGCCAAGGGCCGCAAGCTCGACACGGGCGTCAGCTCCTTCCTCCAGACCGACGCCGCCATCAACCGCGGCAATTCCGGCGGGCCGCTGCTGAACCTCCGGGGCGAAGTGGTGGGCATCAACACCGCCATCAATCCCGCGGGCCAGAACATCGGCTTCGCCGTGCCCATCAGCCAGGTGAACCGCATCCTCAAGGACCTCCGCAGCGGCAAGCCCGTCAGCCGCGGCTACCTGGGCGTGACCCCCTTCGACCTCGACCAGGCCTACCAGGACGCCCTGGGCGTGAAGGAGGGCGTGGTGGTCAACAGCGTGGAGAAGGGCCAGGCCGCCGACAAGGCCGGCGTCCAGCGCCTCGACGTGATCACCTCCGTGGACGGCCAGCCGGTGCGCGGGCAGGACGAGCTGGTGAGCGCCATCTCCAGCCGCCGCGCGGGCGAGAGCGTGAAGCTCACCATCTGGCGCGACGGGAAGACCCTCACCCTCACCGTGACCCTCGGCGACCGGAAGGCCATCGAGGACCAGCGGCGCCGCGATTCGGGCGAGGAGTCCGAGGACGAGGACGGCGCCAAGGCCCCCGGCGACGCCAAGGGCGTGAATCTGGAGAAGGCCTACGGATTCTCCGTGGAAGCCGCCGACCCCAAGAACCGGCTGAAGGGCGTGGTGGTGACCTCCGTGGATCCCCGCTCCCCCGCCGCCGAGCGCGGCATGGCGCCCGGGATGATCATCAGCGAAGTGGGCCGCCAGCCCGTGAACAACCTGGCCGAGTTCAACGCCCAGGTGAAGAAGGCGGGCGGACGCACCCTCCTGCTGTTCGTCCAGTTCCCCAACGGGCCGCAGAAGGTCACCCTGGCCATTCCGCCCCGCTGATCGCCCGGATCCTCCGCCGAAGCCCCGGTCCGCCGGGGCTTCGCGCGTTCGGGTTAGACTGGAAGGCTCAACCCGGGCTAAGGATCGATCATGGGCCAGCGCCTTCTCCTCGTGGATAGCGATCGCGGCTTCCTGAAGGAGCAGCAGGTCAGCCTGGAGGCGGCCTTCGACCTGGAAGTGGCGCCCTCACCGGACGGAGTGGTGGCGCGGCTGCAGCGCGGCGGCTTCGCGGCCGTGCTCATCTGCGTCGAGGTGGCTGACAACAAGGGCTACGCTCTCTGCTCCGCCATCCGCAAGGACCCGCTGCTGGAGGATCTCAAGATCGCGCTGATCAGCGCCAAGGCGACGGAGGAGGAATACCGCCGCCACCAGAGCCTGCGTGGCCGCGCCGATTTGTACCTCCACAAGCCCATCACGCCCAGCACGCTGGTGGCCGCGCTGACGCCCCTGGTGCCCGGCCGAGTCCTCGATCCCGACAATCCGCTGGGCGAACTGGTGGACACGGAACTGGGCGACGACTGGCTGGACGGCCTGCGCGGCGCCCTGGAAGCGCCGGCGTCCGCCGCGCCTCCCATCGCCGTTCCGCCTCCCGTGGAAGCCCCGCGGGTGGCCGAGCTGGAGGCGCAGGTGGCCGCCCTCCAGGAAGAGTTGCGCGGGCGCGATCGACGGCTTCGGGACCTGGAGACGGACTACCAGCGCCACCTGGGCTCCGTGACCCTGAACCTCGACGAGGCGGGCCGGCGGGAGCAGGAGACGGGCATCCTCAAGACCCAGCTCAAGGAGGCCCTCGAAGAGCGGGCCGGGCTGATCGCCCAGGCCGAGAGCCTGCACCAGCAGGTGGGCGAGAAGGCCCAGCGCGTCATCGACCTCCTCAAGGAGCGGGATCGCCTTCTGCACGACACCCTGGACCTGGAGTCCTTCCGCACCAAGGTGCAGGGGTTGGAAGCGGCCCTGGTCGCCAAGGAGGAAGCCCTGGCTTCCATGGACGAGGCCCTGTGCGCCCGGGACGAGTCCATCGCCGAACTGGACGAGAGCCTGTTCGCCAAGCAGCAGGTGCTGGAATCCGCCTTGGAGGCCCAGGGACACTTGAACACCACCCTCGAAGGATTGGTGGCCCAGCAGGCTGCCCTGGAGAACGTCCACCAGGGGGCCCTCCTGGAAGTGACCAGCTACAAGGAAAAGGTCCACCTCCTCCAGCTCGAGACGGTGGGACTGGAGGCCACCATGCGCGGCCAGGCCCGCGATCTGGCCGAGCTGGGCGCGCGCGTCCAGAAGGCGGACGAGGATCTGGAAGCGGGACGTGCCGACATGCAGGCCCTGGAGCGGCAGTTGGAGGAGCAGCAGAAGGAACTGGAGGCCGCGCGGGGCGAGGCGCTCGAAGCCGGCAGCCAGATCGCGGAGCTGCGCCAGTCCCTGGGAGACGCGGCGGCCCAGCACGACGCCGAGCGGCTGGAGCTGATGAACGGCCTGGACCGGAAGGAGGCCGAACTGGGCCGCCTGACGCAGGCTCTGGACGAGCAGGCGCGCGCCCAGGAAGCCGCGGAAGCGGAGCGGGAGGCCCTCCGTACCGAGTTGGCCGCCGCGCGGACCCGCTTCGGATCCCTGGCGGCCCTGGTGCAGGAAGCGCAGGACGCGCTGGGCCGCGGCGCCGATCTGGCGAGGGACTGAGGTGTCTCTGATGCCCTCCGGAAGGCCCCGCCCGTGACCTTAGCCGCAGCTCTGATCTGCCTGGCCCTCATCCTCGTGAGCGCCTTCTTCGTGATGGCCGAGTTCGCCGCGGTCCGCGTGCGCCCGACCCAGCTGGAAGCCCTGGCGGAGGCCGATTCGCGGGCCGCCTCGGCTTTGGAAATCCATCGGAACCTGGGCCACCACCTCTCCTCCATCCAGGCGGGGATCGTCCTGTGCGCCCTGGCCCTCGGCGCCGTGGGCGAGGAGCTGTTCAGCCACGGATTCCGCGCAGTGTTCGGCCACCTGCCGTGGCCGCGGCTGGTGGGGCCGCTCAGTTCCGGCGTGGCGCTGCTGGTGATGACCACCCTTCACGTGGTGCTCGCCGAACTGGTGCCCCGCAGCCTGGCCATCCGGTCCGCCGTCCCCTGGGCTTTGCGAACCGCCGCGCCGCTCCTCGCCTGGTCCCGCTTCGCCCGCCCCCTCACCTGGGGCCTCACCCACCTCAGCCACCTGGTGCTGGGCCTGTTCGGCGTGCGCCCCGAGGCCGACGCGGAGGACCTGCTGCCTTCCGAAGCGGAGTTCCGACGGATGCTGGAGCGCAGCCAGGCGGAAGGTCGGTTGGAACTGGATCGGAAGGAGCTGATCGAGAATCTGTTCGATTTCAGCCGCCGCACCGTGAAGGAGATCGCCGTTCCCCGCGCCCGGGTGGTCTGCTTCGACCTTCACCACGCGCTGGAGGAGAACCTGGCCCTCGCCCGCACCACGGTCCACACCCGCATCCCGCTGGTGGAGGGGGACCTCGACCGGGTGGTGGGCGTGATTCACATGAAGGACCTGTTGTGGGCCCTGCAGGAGGCCGGTCCCGTGGACCTCCGCGCCCTGGCCCGCCCAGCCTTCTTCGTGCCGGAGATGAAGCTCATCCAGGGCCTGCTCCTCGAATTCCAGCAGCGGAAGCAGCACCTCGCGCTGGTGGTGAACGAGCACGGCGGGGTGGACGGGCTGGTGACCCTGGAGAACGTCCTGGAGGAACTGGTGGGCGAGATCCAGGACGAGTTCGACCGCGAGGCCATCCAGCTCCGGCGGACTCGGAGCGGCGGTTGGCTGGCCCAGGGCAACGTGATGCTGGAACAGCTCGTGGATCATCTGGACCTGGACCTCCAGGCCGAAGCGGGATCGGTCAGCCTGGGCGGCTTCTTCCAGGAGCGCCTGGGCCGCGTTCTTCGCCCCGGCGACGAGCTGCGCCTCCAGGGCTGGCGCATCCGGGTGCTGTCCATGCGGGGGCTCGCCCCCGGCCAGTTCCTCCTGAGGCCGCTCCCCACGGAAACCGCCTTCGCCGCGGATGATGATGCCTGAGCCCCTCGACGGCTTCCTGCTGGCGGCGGGGCTGGGCACGCGGATGGGCGCCCTCAGCGCCTGCCTGCCCAAGCCCGCCTGGACGCTGCGGGGGAAGCCCCTCCTCCAGTGGGGCGCGGAGGCTCTCCGCCGGAGCGGGGCGGCGCGCCTGGGCTGCAACGCCCACCTCCTGCCGGAGCGCCTGAGGGCCGTGGCGGGCGGGATCGAGGTCTTCGACGAACCGCGGCTTCTGGGCAGCGCGGGCGGGCTCCTGCATGTTCGGGGCCGCGTGGCGTCGGAACTGCTCGTGTGGAACGCCGACATCTGGGCGGAGGATCCGCCCTTCGACCTGCTCCGCGAGCGCCACCGCGAGGCCCGCGCCACCCTGACGTGGCTGCTGATTCCCCATCCCGGCGGCCCCTGGAATCCCGTGTGGATGGACCACGAGGGCCGCGTGCTTCCCAAGGGTGTGAGCGGCCCGTGGGGGCCCTACCACTTCACCGGCGCCGCCGCGTGGTCGCCCGAAGCCCTGGCGCTCCTTCCCGAGGGGCCCAGCGAGGTGAACGACCTCCGTCCCCGCCTGCCGTTCCATCACGGCGTCGTGGTGGAGCCCTTCCCCTGGCGGGAAGTCGGCACGCCCCAGGCGCTCCTCGAGGCCGCCGCCGATCTGGCGCCCGACGCGGAGGGATGCCTTCCCGGCTGCTACCTCCACCCCACCGCCCGGCCCGCGGGGCGCCTGGCGCGCTGCGTGCTCGGCCCCCGCGCCGCGCCTCCGTCCGCCGTCACCGACGCCGACGCCCTCTGGTTCGAGGAGGGCGGAAACCAGGTGCGGCTGGGGCTCTGACCGTCATTCCTCTTTCAGGTCGAAATCGGCGACGCGGCCTTGGGCGTCCAACGTGAAGGTCCAGGTCACCACCACGCTCGAATTGTGGAGGGCCCGGTAGGTGCGAACGCGGCGGCCGCCGTCGGGGCGCTCCCCGCGAAAGGTCACGCGCTGGAGCGCGCCATAGGGGAACAGCCGAAGGTCCAGCTCCCGCGCGGCTTCCGGCAGGGCCACGAGCGCCTCTCCGCTGAAGCCGGCTGCCTCTGCCCGGCCTCGGGCGAGAGCTTCCACCAGCGCGGCGTGGCGGGCGGTGAGCGCCGGATCGGGGTCCGCAGGCGCCGGTTCCGTCGCCAGGGGGCCGGGCTCCACCAATTGCGCGGCGATGGCGCGGGCCAGGGTCGGCGCGAGCCGCTGCTGGTTGGTGAGGACGATCACCCCCAGGCGCTCCTTGGGAAGGTAAATCACGTCCGCCAGCGCGGGCCCGCCGCTGTGGCCGGTGCAGGGCCATCCGGCGAGGGTGCCCACGGTCCAGGCGACGCCGAAATCCGCGGGCCGGCCGTCGTTCAGGCGGAAGGGCGTCCACAGGTCCGCTCGGGCCGCGCCGAGGAGCTTCCCCTGGTCCACCGCGAGCAGGAAGGCGGCCATG comes from the Geothrix sp. 21YS21S-4 genome and includes:
- a CDS encoding response regulator; its protein translation is MGQRLLLVDSDRGFLKEQQVSLEAAFDLEVAPSPDGVVARLQRGGFAAVLICVEVADNKGYALCSAIRKDPLLEDLKIALISAKATEEEYRRHQSLRGRADLYLHKPITPSTLVAALTPLVPGRVLDPDNPLGELVDTELGDDWLDGLRGALEAPASAAPPIAVPPPVEAPRVAELEAQVAALQEELRGRDRRLRDLETDYQRHLGSVTLNLDEAGRREQETGILKTQLKEALEERAGLIAQAESLHQQVGEKAQRVIDLLKERDRLLHDTLDLESFRTKVQGLEAALVAKEEALASMDEALCARDESIAELDESLFAKQQVLESALEAQGHLNTTLEGLVAQQAALENVHQGALLEVTSYKEKVHLLQLETVGLEATMRGQARDLAELGARVQKADEDLEAGRADMQALERQLEEQQKELEAARGEALEAGSQIAELRQSLGDAAAQHDAERLELMNGLDRKEAELGRLTQALDEQARAQEAAEAEREALRTELAAARTRFGSLAALVQEAQDALGRGADLARD
- a CDS encoding hemolysin family protein; protein product: MTLAAALICLALILVSAFFVMAEFAAVRVRPTQLEALAEADSRAASALEIHRNLGHHLSSIQAGIVLCALALGAVGEELFSHGFRAVFGHLPWPRLVGPLSSGVALLVMTTLHVVLAELVPRSLAIRSAVPWALRTAAPLLAWSRFARPLTWGLTHLSHLVLGLFGVRPEADAEDLLPSEAEFRRMLERSQAEGRLELDRKELIENLFDFSRRTVKEIAVPRARVVCFDLHHALEENLALARTTVHTRIPLVEGDLDRVVGVIHMKDLLWALQEAGPVDLRALARPAFFVPEMKLIQGLLLEFQQRKQHLALVVNEHGGVDGLVTLENVLEELVGEIQDEFDREAIQLRRTRSGGWLAQGNVMLEQLVDHLDLDLQAEAGSVSLGGFFQERLGRVLRPGDELRLQGWRIRVLSMRGLAPGQFLLRPLPTETAFAADDDA
- a CDS encoding NTP transferase domain-containing protein, which gives rise to MPEPLDGFLLAAGLGTRMGALSACLPKPAWTLRGKPLLQWGAEALRRSGAARLGCNAHLLPERLRAVAGGIEVFDEPRLLGSAGGLLHVRGRVASELLVWNADIWAEDPPFDLLRERHREARATLTWLLIPHPGGPWNPVWMDHEGRVLPKGVSGPWGPYHFTGAAAWSPEALALLPEGPSEVNDLRPRLPFHHGVVVEPFPWREVGTPQALLEAAADLAPDAEGCLPGCYLHPTARPAGRLARCVLGPRAAPPSAVTDADALWFEEGGNQVRLGL